The following proteins are encoded in a genomic region of Leifsonia psychrotolerans:
- a CDS encoding ABC transporter substrate-binding protein, protein MPSFSHDHRDAAPRRRALARRATAATAALAAGALILTGCGSSTGEAGSGAATGVVNVVSPAQPESLDPQISTDSIMAEITLPVYETLVTVDSDLAVQPMLAESFERSEDGLEYTFMLRKGVKFQDGSDLDADDVVASMNRWDRVSIAAQEAFAGAEWTKVDDLTVTLTVPSASFLHLLYLSNVTTAYSAILPSEVIEKVGDNPIEDLADFIGTGPYKIASWDADQSIVIEKWDDYQPRAEASSGFAGAKEATLDQVIFSFVPDASTRSLGILSGQYDATTELPFDSLDQFTEDPNLVLGTYLVGPINLVYSDDPASLFSKVENRQAVNTALDRDPIMLGAVGSADLYDLVHHNMTREKEPIWNTEIGKADFNQHDVEKAKKMLADGGYTGQPVRLLANKDYTEAYNSAVVVAEQLKGLGMDVTLDAYEWGAFSEKWREQRDEWDLVVFPFSSEVDPTQTIGFLPGRAGYFDGPELQELLTRFRAAPTQEDASMIYDDMQTYIEKTRPMSRIGDAHNVYAAKKGLDLPWFSEHFVWWNAGWAKSS, encoded by the coding sequence ATGCCCAGTTTTTCCCACGATCACCGGGATGCAGCACCGCGTCGTCGCGCTCTGGCCCGGCGTGCGACAGCCGCGACCGCCGCCTTGGCGGCCGGCGCCCTCATTCTCACCGGCTGCGGCTCGTCAACCGGCGAGGCCGGCTCAGGCGCGGCAACCGGTGTCGTCAACGTTGTCTCCCCGGCACAGCCCGAGAGCCTCGACCCGCAGATCTCAACCGACTCGATCATGGCTGAAATCACGCTGCCCGTCTACGAGACGCTTGTCACGGTCGACAGCGATCTCGCCGTGCAGCCGATGCTGGCCGAATCATTCGAGCGCAGTGAGGACGGCCTGGAGTACACGTTCATGCTCCGCAAGGGCGTGAAGTTCCAAGACGGCAGCGACCTCGACGCCGATGACGTGGTCGCATCCATGAACCGCTGGGATCGAGTGTCGATCGCGGCACAGGAAGCGTTCGCCGGCGCTGAATGGACCAAGGTAGACGACCTCACTGTCACGCTCACCGTGCCGAGCGCCAGCTTCCTCCACCTGCTCTACCTGTCGAACGTCACGACCGCGTATTCCGCGATCCTGCCGTCGGAGGTCATCGAGAAGGTGGGTGACAACCCGATCGAGGACCTCGCTGACTTCATCGGAACCGGCCCATACAAGATCGCGAGCTGGGACGCCGACCAGTCGATCGTGATCGAGAAGTGGGACGACTATCAGCCCCGCGCCGAAGCCTCCAGCGGCTTCGCCGGCGCCAAGGAAGCCACCCTCGATCAGGTGATCTTCAGCTTCGTGCCCGACGCCTCAACTCGCTCGCTGGGCATCCTGTCCGGCCAATACGATGCAACGACTGAGTTGCCCTTCGACAGCCTGGACCAGTTCACGGAAGACCCCAACCTCGTGCTGGGCACCTACCTCGTCGGACCGATCAACCTCGTTTATAGCGACGACCCGGCGAGCCTGTTCTCGAAGGTCGAGAACCGTCAGGCCGTCAACACTGCCCTCGACCGTGATCCGATCATGCTCGGGGCCGTGGGCTCGGCGGACCTCTACGACCTCGTGCACCACAACATGACCCGCGAGAAGGAGCCGATCTGGAACACCGAGATCGGCAAGGCTGACTTCAACCAGCACGACGTCGAGAAGGCGAAGAAGATGCTGGCTGACGGCGGCTACACTGGCCAGCCGGTCAGGCTTCTGGCGAATAAGGACTACACAGAGGCCTACAACTCCGCGGTTGTCGTGGCCGAGCAGCTGAAGGGGCTCGGTATGGATGTCACGCTCGACGCCTACGAATGGGGTGCGTTCAGCGAAAAATGGCGTGAGCAGCGCGACGAGTGGGACCTCGTCGTATTCCCGTTCAGCAGCGAGGTCGACCCGACGCAGACCATCGGCTTCTTGCCCGGTCGGGCCGGCTACTTCGACGGACCCGAGCTGCAGGAACTCCTGACGCGCTTCCGGGCCGCCCCCACCCAAGAAGATGCGAGCATGATCTACGACGACATGCAGACATACATCGAGAAGACGCGACCGATGAGCCGCATCGGTGATGCTCACAACGTCTACGCCGCGAAGAAGGGCCTCGACCTGCCCTGGTTCAGCGAGCACTTCGTGTGGTGGAACGCGGGCTGGGCGAAGTCCTCCTAA
- a CDS encoding ABC transporter permease gives MTENDAPSTESTSLPSPTLLSKRSAPSRPSLWHRMLGTTGLMAGMIVILVILVVSYVLPPLLHLDPYAVDPVNRLAPPSAEHLFGTDNFGRDLFARIVSGASTSLLVGFVVALVSGVLGALIGVAAVFNRMLDSILMRICDGLMAIPAILLAVALAAALGPSVTNLIIALAIVYTPGIARLVRSRALASMSETFVTASRMQGGRMLHIMWRHILPNTLSVLVVQATFTFAESIITEAAMSFLGAGVPAPHASWGNILYDGKSVIMQAPQMILITSAFLIVTVLALNLIGDGLRDLVDQRSQALVSKPGIFARLAATVTPSRFRGRDLR, from the coding sequence ATGACTGAGAACGACGCTCCGTCGACGGAGTCAACATCGCTGCCGAGCCCGACCCTGCTTTCGAAGCGCTCTGCGCCCTCCCGTCCCTCTCTCTGGCACCGCATGCTCGGCACGACCGGGCTCATGGCAGGGATGATCGTCATTCTGGTGATCCTCGTGGTCTCGTACGTTCTGCCTCCGCTTCTGCACCTCGATCCCTATGCGGTCGATCCAGTCAATCGGCTTGCACCGCCCTCGGCGGAGCACCTCTTCGGCACTGACAACTTCGGCCGGGACCTCTTCGCGCGAATCGTCTCGGGGGCCTCGACGTCACTTCTGGTCGGCTTCGTCGTCGCACTCGTCAGTGGCGTGCTGGGAGCGCTGATCGGCGTTGCGGCGGTCTTCAACCGCATGCTCGACTCGATACTCATGCGTATCTGCGACGGCCTGATGGCGATCCCGGCGATCCTGCTTGCCGTGGCCCTCGCCGCCGCCCTCGGCCCGAGCGTGACAAACCTCATCATTGCTCTCGCGATCGTCTACACCCCGGGGATCGCTCGGCTGGTGCGCTCGCGGGCCCTCGCCTCAATGAGCGAGACATTCGTGACCGCCAGCCGCATGCAGGGGGGTCGGATGCTGCACATCATGTGGCGACACATTCTGCCCAACACCCTTTCCGTTCTTGTCGTGCAGGCGACCTTCACCTTCGCCGAATCGATCATCACCGAAGCCGCAATGAGCTTTCTCGGCGCCGGCGTGCCCGCACCGCACGCCAGCTGGGGAAACATTCTCTACGACGGCAAGTCCGTGATCATGCAGGCACCGCAGATGATCCTCATCACGAGCGCGTTCCTCATCGTCACCGTGCTGGCACTCAACCTCATCGGCGACGGCCTGCGCGACCTGGTCGATCAGCGCTCGCAGGCGCTCGTCAGCAAGCCTGGCATCTTCGCCCGACTCGCCGCGACCGTCACACCGAGCCGTTTCCGCGGGAGGGACCTCCGATGA
- a CDS encoding family 78 glycoside hydrolase catalytic domain produces MKNAVTRVLAAAAALTLFATLPALPAFAAPEATGIAVGEMRVNDTLTPLGLDDTRPALSWKLTADTQSVEQSAYEVRVASDPDLLDDGTGDIWSSGKVDSARSVQVDYNGAALESAKRYYWKVRVWDQHDVASDWSASSWWEMALLNSADWAGSEWISPAGENLVWDDFEISSDFRLWKKAGGIVFRATGTDNMNMWQVNPEQTIPRLRQHIWRDGRVVANREVNIPAAVMAPGEPDGVTHTLRIRAEGSTYTSWIDGMLVDTWTVSAAELNASGVIGFRGGDNRPGNEHSSAWSNVTVTELDGTPIWADDFDNGPSAYFKGAIIENGALMRRNNEVVLISAAGNEAPLLRTEFTLDKPVASARAYAYGLGWYELSMNGEKADDRVLAPSATPFSQRNLYQTYDVTDLLAEGENAVGVWLANGYGEGYSEWGWRWDGPRQAIITIRVTHTDGSVTVIGSDDSWTSHASAVTSAHIYNGESYDARSEIAGWANPGLDDSTWTGVRVVDAPSARLEADEMPQIRVHTDFAPIAVFEPTPNVYVFDFGQNMAGWTRLNDLDVAAGTKITIRHAERVDENGALDTHTNRSAAATDQYIAAGTGSETWEPRFTYHGFRYAEVTGLSEAPSVTARAVHADLQETGTFESSDSMLNKIFENNRWTILNNFMSYPTDTPVRDERTPPQMDVQAHQDAAIRTLNMSTYFDKYLNDLPGARQGTTYAGDTTMFGIHIPLALALYKEYGTTQVLEEHWGDVRSRADWLLANHPDGVWPSTGGSHGDSGRYGDWCAPIPVEAANGGLGDWNAGACFSEPNLVTSVLQYRHIVEASEIAAILGHENDAARYVAAAATIKDAVNLKYLNADGSYASGRQTTSILPLVFGMVPDDRFEQVADYFIDRVERVNDGHLDTGIFGTRYLIDALTLVGRSDLAYGTMTQTTYPSFGYQILEHDATTAWEGWTLRSGMQTYDHAMFIGPNSSFLTEFGGIRSTTAGYETLTIDPQIPAGLQSATARMETVRGLVSSSWEQSDSDLRLAVTVPVNSRATVVVPVKADEVVATPAGAEQLSVSASEYTFAVGSGDYEFRAAVPEADITAPVVSLDIEGEGDGGWLRAATATLSAVDEPGGSGVAVIEYAIGNGSWTRFDAPIALAEGQYTLRYRARDEAGNVSQAGQRQIRIDSTTPTVWGWLDDAGTVTSVARDRASGVSAVEYSSDGEEWRVSPSGFATAESVMVRARDRAGNTTSRALTPSSNATTLDVAAGDYLHIARSGFSVGAGVRVELHSTPTVLGRVTADSVGVISLNAPVPTTLQDGSHRLLFITDGGETIEIPVDTLAETGAGAVMGGALLALLALGFGGVLLLRRRSRLVPLR; encoded by the coding sequence ATGAAGAACGCAGTGACCCGAGTGCTCGCCGCCGCGGCTGCACTCACGTTATTCGCCACGCTCCCGGCTCTCCCCGCCTTCGCTGCACCTGAAGCGACCGGCATTGCCGTGGGGGAGATGCGCGTGAACGACACGCTCACCCCTCTGGGTCTCGATGACACGAGGCCGGCACTGAGCTGGAAACTGACGGCCGATACTCAGTCAGTTGAACAGAGCGCGTACGAAGTGCGCGTCGCCTCCGACCCCGATCTGCTCGACGACGGCACCGGCGACATCTGGTCCAGTGGCAAGGTCGACTCGGCGCGCTCGGTGCAGGTTGACTACAACGGTGCAGCTCTCGAATCGGCGAAACGCTACTACTGGAAGGTGCGCGTCTGGGACCAGCACGATGTCGCCTCCGACTGGAGCGCCAGCTCCTGGTGGGAGATGGCGCTTCTGAACTCCGCGGACTGGGCTGGCTCGGAATGGATCAGCCCCGCCGGCGAGAACCTCGTCTGGGACGATTTTGAGATCAGCTCTGACTTTCGGTTGTGGAAGAAGGCCGGTGGAATAGTCTTCCGTGCCACGGGAACCGACAACATGAATATGTGGCAGGTCAACCCGGAACAGACCATCCCTCGACTGCGCCAACACATCTGGCGAGACGGCCGAGTGGTGGCCAATCGCGAGGTGAACATTCCGGCCGCGGTGATGGCACCCGGCGAGCCCGACGGAGTGACCCACACGTTGCGGATTCGTGCAGAGGGGTCGACCTACACCAGCTGGATCGACGGCATGCTGGTCGACACGTGGACCGTCAGCGCGGCCGAGCTCAACGCCTCGGGAGTGATCGGGTTCCGCGGCGGCGACAACCGCCCAGGCAACGAGCACAGCTCAGCCTGGAGCAACGTCACCGTCACAGAACTCGACGGCACCCCGATCTGGGCTGATGACTTCGACAATGGCCCCTCCGCTTACTTCAAGGGTGCGATCATCGAGAACGGCGCGCTCATGCGCCGCAACAACGAGGTCGTGCTGATTTCTGCCGCCGGCAACGAAGCGCCTTTGCTTCGCACCGAATTCACCCTCGACAAGCCCGTTGCCTCCGCACGTGCCTATGCCTACGGACTCGGCTGGTATGAGCTGAGCATGAACGGCGAGAAGGCCGACGACCGTGTTCTGGCCCCGTCGGCCACGCCATTCAGCCAGCGCAACCTCTACCAGACGTACGATGTGACCGATTTGCTCGCCGAGGGCGAGAACGCTGTCGGCGTTTGGCTCGCCAACGGCTACGGCGAAGGCTACAGCGAATGGGGCTGGCGCTGGGACGGTCCGCGTCAGGCGATCATCACTATTCGCGTCACCCACACCGATGGTTCGGTCACCGTCATCGGCAGCGATGACAGTTGGACCAGCCATGCCTCGGCCGTGACGTCTGCCCACATCTACAACGGCGAAAGCTACGACGCCCGGTCCGAGATCGCAGGCTGGGCCAACCCCGGTCTGGACGACTCCACCTGGACCGGTGTGCGCGTCGTCGATGCCCCGAGTGCCCGCCTCGAAGCAGACGAGATGCCGCAGATTCGTGTGCACACTGACTTCGCACCGATCGCGGTGTTCGAGCCGACGCCCAACGTCTACGTGTTCGACTTCGGCCAGAACATGGCCGGCTGGACTCGCCTCAACGACCTCGATGTCGCGGCAGGGACGAAGATTACGATCCGTCACGCCGAGCGTGTGGATGAGAACGGTGCCCTCGACACCCACACCAACCGTTCGGCGGCCGCCACCGACCAGTACATTGCAGCCGGAACGGGTTCAGAGACGTGGGAACCCCGTTTCACCTATCACGGCTTTCGTTACGCGGAGGTGACGGGGCTGAGTGAGGCGCCCAGCGTCACAGCACGCGCAGTACACGCCGACCTACAGGAGACCGGAACGTTCGAGTCGTCCGACTCGATGCTCAACAAAATCTTCGAGAACAACCGCTGGACGATTCTTAATAACTTCATGAGCTATCCGACCGACACCCCGGTGCGCGACGAACGCACGCCCCCGCAGATGGACGTGCAGGCACACCAGGATGCGGCCATCCGCACGCTCAACATGTCGACCTATTTCGACAAATACCTGAACGACCTGCCCGGTGCGCGTCAGGGCACCACGTACGCGGGCGACACCACGATGTTCGGCATCCACATTCCGCTGGCACTCGCACTATATAAGGAGTACGGAACAACCCAAGTGCTCGAGGAGCACTGGGGAGACGTGCGGTCGCGCGCTGACTGGTTGCTGGCCAACCATCCCGACGGGGTATGGCCGTCCACAGGCGGTTCGCATGGGGACAGCGGGCGCTACGGCGACTGGTGTGCACCGATTCCAGTCGAAGCCGCCAATGGGGGACTCGGCGACTGGAATGCGGGTGCCTGCTTCAGCGAACCCAACCTCGTCACGAGCGTTCTGCAGTACCGCCACATTGTGGAGGCGAGCGAGATCGCCGCGATCCTCGGCCACGAGAACGACGCGGCTCGTTACGTCGCCGCAGCGGCGACGATCAAGGATGCCGTCAATCTGAAGTATCTGAATGCCGATGGCAGCTACGCCTCCGGTCGCCAGACCACGAGCATCCTGCCTCTCGTCTTCGGGATGGTTCCCGATGACCGCTTCGAGCAGGTTGCTGACTACTTCATCGACCGGGTCGAGCGCGTCAACGACGGCCACCTCGACACCGGAATCTTCGGAACCCGTTACCTCATCGACGCACTCACCCTCGTGGGCCGCAGCGATCTGGCTTACGGCACGATGACGCAGACCACCTACCCGAGCTTCGGCTACCAGATTCTTGAGCACGATGCGACGACGGCGTGGGAAGGCTGGACGCTGCGCTCGGGCATGCAGACCTACGACCATGCCATGTTCATCGGCCCGAACTCGTCGTTCCTGACGGAATTTGGCGGCATTCGTTCGACCACGGCCGGCTACGAAACGCTGACGATCGACCCGCAGATTCCTGCCGGGCTGCAGAGCGCCACCGCGCGGATGGAGACCGTGCGCGGCCTCGTCTCATCGAGCTGGGAGCAATCAGACTCTGATCTGCGTCTCGCCGTGACGGTGCCGGTGAACTCGCGTGCGACCGTCGTTGTGCCGGTCAAAGCGGATGAAGTTGTCGCGACGCCGGCCGGAGCCGAGCAGCTCAGCGTCAGCGCGAGCGAATACACCTTCGCGGTGGGCTCCGGCGACTATGAGTTCCGTGCGGCAGTGCCGGAGGCGGACATTACCGCCCCCGTCGTTTCGCTGGACATCGAGGGAGAGGGAGATGGCGGCTGGCTGCGTGCCGCAACGGCGACCCTCAGCGCCGTCGATGAACCCGGCGGCTCTGGGGTGGCTGTGATCGAGTATGCGATCGGCAACGGATCGTGGACCCGCTTCGACGCGCCGATCGCGCTCGCAGAAGGGCAGTACACGCTGCGCTACCGTGCACGCGATGAGGCGGGCAACGTGTCGCAGGCCGGCCAGCGGCAGATCCGAATCGACTCCACCACGCCGACGGTGTGGGGCTGGCTCGATGACGCCGGCACAGTGACGTCGGTGGCCCGTGATCGCGCCTCCGGTGTTTCAGCCGTCGAGTACTCGTCCGATGGCGAGGAATGGCGCGTCTCGCCGAGCGGCTTCGCCACGGCCGAGAGTGTCATGGTGCGGGCTCGCGATCGTGCGGGCAACACGACGAGCCGGGCGCTGACCCCGTCGTCGAATGCCACGACCCTCGACGTCGCAGCGGGCGACTATCTGCACATCGCGCGCAGCGGATTCAGCGTGGGCGCCGGCGTTCGAGTCGAATTGCACTCCACGCCAACGGTGCTCGGGAGGGTCACGGCCGACAGCGTGGGCGTCATCTCTCTGAACGCGCCGGTTCCGACCACGCTGCAGGACGGATCTCACCGTCTGCTGTTCATCACCGATGGCGGCGAGACGATCGAGATCCCGGTGGACACACTCGCCGAGACGGGAGCCGGAGCGGTGATGGGTGGTGCACTGCTGGCTCTGCTCGCGCTGGGCTTCGGCGGCGTTCTGCTGCTGCGCCGACGCTCTCGACTCGTCCCTCTCCGGTAG
- a CDS encoding ABC transporter permease, with the protein MLTFILKRLLSLVPVLFVVSVVIFALIHLTPGDPARRILGQKAADDQVAALRESMGLDQPIVSQYLNWVGGLFRGDLGDSYFLRKSVVAAISDNAVPTLQLAFIAIIVAILLSVPFGTLAARFRGGALDHSVLGFTLVGMTVPSFVLALGMMLLFGLTLRWLPLSGYVNPVDNFVEGMRTLIMPGVALGAITAALITRTTRAAVLDVLGADYIDSARSRGVTERRLLFTHTLKNASLPVLTIIGLSLGSLVTGAAVTETIFNIPGLGQLLVTAISRRDYPIIQGVILFVTLVYLLTNLLIDLLYGIVDPRVRVGKA; encoded by the coding sequence ATGCTCACATTCATTCTCAAGCGGCTCCTCAGCCTGGTGCCCGTGCTCTTTGTGGTTTCAGTGGTGATTTTTGCCCTCATCCATCTCACCCCGGGTGACCCCGCACGCCGTATCCTCGGGCAGAAGGCCGCTGATGATCAGGTTGCGGCCCTGCGCGAGAGCATGGGCCTCGATCAGCCCATCGTGAGCCAATATCTGAACTGGGTCGGCGGGCTCTTCCGGGGCGACCTCGGGGATTCGTACTTTCTGCGCAAGAGCGTGGTGGCGGCCATCAGCGACAATGCGGTGCCGACGCTGCAGCTCGCTTTCATCGCGATCATTGTCGCGATCCTGCTCTCCGTGCCGTTCGGCACGCTCGCCGCCCGTTTCCGTGGCGGTGCCCTGGACCACTCGGTACTCGGCTTCACGCTGGTGGGTATGACGGTCCCGAGCTTTGTGCTCGCGCTCGGCATGATGCTGTTGTTCGGCCTGACACTGCGGTGGCTGCCGCTCTCTGGCTATGTCAATCCGGTCGACAATTTTGTCGAGGGGATGCGCACCCTCATCATGCCGGGTGTCGCTCTCGGCGCGATCACCGCCGCGCTCATCACCCGCACCACCCGTGCCGCGGTTCTCGACGTGCTCGGCGCTGACTACATCGACTCGGCCCGTTCCCGAGGCGTCACCGAACGACGCCTGCTCTTCACCCACACACTGAAGAATGCGAGCCTGCCGGTTCTCACGATTATCGGCCTCTCATTGGGCTCACTCGTCACGGGTGCAGCCGTCACGGAGACCATTTTCAATATCCCCGGCCTCGGCCAGCTGCTCGTGACAGCGATCTCTCGACGGGACTATCCCATCATCCAGGGCGTGATTCTGTTCGTCACACTCGTGTATTTGCTCACCAATTTGCTGATCGATCTGCTCTACGGCATCGTCGACCCGCGCGTGCGCGTCGGAAAGGCCTGA
- a CDS encoding M20 family metallopeptidase, with protein MTVAAELLRRAEAAQSDYVKDLAELVSIDSGSLDADGVNRVADWVSARLERLGFSIERQRRPATTEPQYGDVLIGRRRGTGVKRIVLFAHMDTVFARGDAAARPFTLKSGRAHGPGVTDDKAGITAGLHAAQHLIASGNERFGELVLVFTPDEEVGSPVGGPAILQAVTGADAALCLECARENGDIVTARKGVVDLELEVRGLAAHSGIEPERGAHAGLEAAHLTVFLHSLADRMSGVSVNVGVLRAGDRLNIVPDRAQLHVEVRATAAASLDATIERIRERVAAPIVAGTTVEILHFEHCPPMEPTAASERIAAQAVAIADRLGFTIETAHTGGVSDANRVAALGIPTLDGLGPVGGGDHSPGEWLDLDSVPRRVAMLATLIDTLGAADGVVDLAPAAHTRDAIVVSASTEGNPIRHEP; from the coding sequence ATGACGGTTGCGGCCGAACTCCTTCGCCGCGCTGAAGCTGCGCAGAGCGACTATGTGAAAGACCTTGCCGAGCTCGTGTCCATTGATTCGGGTTCTCTCGATGCCGACGGGGTCAACCGTGTGGCCGATTGGGTCTCGGCCCGACTCGAGCGCCTCGGATTCTCGATCGAGCGGCAGCGCCGGCCTGCTACGACCGAGCCCCAGTATGGTGACGTGCTGATCGGTCGGCGCCGCGGTACCGGTGTGAAGCGCATCGTGCTTTTCGCGCACATGGACACGGTCTTTGCGCGGGGCGACGCAGCCGCGCGCCCTTTCACGCTGAAATCTGGACGAGCTCATGGGCCCGGCGTCACCGATGACAAAGCGGGGATCACCGCCGGCTTGCACGCGGCCCAGCATTTGATCGCCTCCGGCAACGAACGGTTTGGCGAACTCGTGCTCGTCTTCACCCCCGACGAAGAGGTCGGTTCACCGGTCGGCGGACCGGCAATTCTGCAGGCTGTGACCGGGGCCGACGCTGCACTCTGTCTCGAGTGCGCCCGAGAAAACGGTGACATTGTGACTGCCCGCAAGGGGGTCGTCGACCTCGAACTCGAGGTGCGCGGCCTCGCGGCGCATTCGGGCATCGAACCCGAGCGCGGTGCTCACGCGGGTCTCGAAGCCGCGCATCTGACGGTATTTCTCCACAGCCTCGCCGATCGGATGAGCGGGGTGAGCGTGAACGTGGGTGTGCTGCGTGCCGGAGATCGATTGAACATCGTGCCTGATCGGGCACAGCTTCATGTCGAGGTTCGGGCGACCGCGGCCGCGTCACTCGACGCCACGATCGAGCGGATCCGTGAGCGGGTGGCCGCGCCGATCGTCGCCGGAACCACGGTCGAAATCCTTCACTTCGAGCACTGCCCGCCGATGGAACCAACTGCGGCAAGCGAGCGCATTGCAGCGCAGGCTGTAGCGATCGCCGATCGTCTCGGCTTCACGATCGAGACGGCTCACACCGGCGGGGTCTCCGACGCGAACCGGGTCGCTGCGCTCGGCATCCCCACGCTCGATGGGCTTGGCCCAGTGGGCGGCGGCGATCACAGTCCCGGCGAGTGGCTCGACCTCGACTCGGTGCCGCGGCGCGTCGCCATGCTGGCGACGCTCATTGATACACTCGGCGCAGCCGACGGCGTTGTCGACCTGGCCCCTGCGGCGCATACACGCGACGCAATCGTTGTGAGTGCATCTACTGAGGGGAATCCGATCCGCCATGAGCCGTGA
- a CDS encoding MurR/RpiR family transcriptional regulator — protein sequence MSRDSQRREPVSGTEDSVAARIRERMGECTPAERRVARALLAAYPVAGFETVAALAEIAGVSGATVVRFATKLNYRGFPDVQRALRDELEHRSASPAALYERTNRSRRVVAPDELGELGEHSAGDIRATFAGLSAHDFESTVAALAQPRNRISIIGGRYSGFLAEYFSASLQQLRGDVQMVPTMGSLRASVMSGFGPKDVLVAFDFRRYEAETRDLVQFAKSKRATIVLVTDQWVSPCVSDADSVLTSVTSERGPFDSVVPVMALIEALFEALVTQIGEPARARMTKIEDTAQQLDLF from the coding sequence ATGAGCCGTGATAGCCAACGTCGGGAGCCCGTCTCTGGTACGGAAGACTCGGTTGCTGCGCGCATCCGCGAACGCATGGGCGAGTGCACTCCCGCCGAACGTCGAGTGGCCCGGGCGCTGCTTGCGGCCTACCCCGTCGCCGGCTTCGAGACCGTCGCGGCTCTCGCCGAGATCGCCGGCGTGAGCGGCGCGACCGTGGTACGTTTCGCCACCAAGCTCAACTACCGCGGATTTCCCGACGTGCAGCGGGCACTGCGCGACGAGCTCGAACATCGCAGCGCGTCACCCGCTGCACTGTATGAACGCACCAACCGCAGCCGTCGCGTGGTGGCACCCGACGAACTGGGTGAGTTGGGCGAGCACTCCGCTGGGGATATCCGTGCCACCTTCGCCGGTCTCTCCGCCCACGACTTCGAGTCGACCGTCGCCGCACTCGCCCAGCCACGCAATCGCATCTCGATCATCGGTGGGCGCTACAGCGGATTCCTCGCCGAGTACTTTTCGGCAAGCTTGCAACAGTTACGTGGCGACGTTCAGATGGTGCCGACGATGGGCAGCCTGCGGGCATCGGTCATGTCGGGCTTCGGCCCGAAAGACGTGCTGGTGGCGTTCGACTTTCGCCGCTACGAAGCCGAGACGCGCGATCTCGTGCAATTCGCGAAGTCCAAACGCGCCACCATCGTGCTGGTGACGGATCAATGGGTGTCGCCCTGTGTCTCCGACGCCGACTCAGTGCTCACGAGCGTCACGTCGGAGCGTGGGCCGTTTGACTCGGTCGTTCCCGTCATGGCTCTCATCGAGGCGTTGTTCGAAGCACTCGTCACACAGATCGGCGAGCCCGCGCGCGCCCGAATGACGAAGATCGAAGACACGGCCCAGCAACTCGACCTGTTCTAG
- a CDS encoding endonuclease/exonuclease/phosphatase family protein, with protein sequence MKIVSLNLRGFFDWEARMPLILRYLEREQPEVVLLQEVVYLPEVSPFSQLDLLNQAAGFPHLHSSISRLQTATQGGPYREGLGVLSRLPVTGSETLVLLHEENDPHNRLVQFVDVAGDALWKFANVHLSVRDDYALHHLQEVLGILKSRGEKRIIGGDFNMNHLERHAHLWRDDYILTTEIEHYVSFAASRQANDYFLVPKEYALRSIELSEDGLSDHRALAVEVLPIG encoded by the coding sequence ATGAAGATCGTGAGCTTGAACCTGCGTGGCTTCTTCGACTGGGAGGCGCGGATGCCGCTCATCCTGCGCTACCTCGAACGTGAGCAGCCGGAGGTGGTGCTGCTGCAAGAGGTGGTCTATCTGCCGGAGGTCTCGCCGTTCAGCCAACTCGATCTGTTGAACCAGGCTGCGGGGTTTCCGCATCTGCACTCGTCGATCAGCCGGCTGCAGACAGCCACGCAGGGCGGCCCCTACCGAGAGGGCCTCGGTGTGCTGAGTCGCCTTCCCGTCACGGGGTCCGAGACTCTGGTGCTCCTGCATGAGGAGAATGATCCCCATAATCGGCTCGTGCAGTTCGTCGATGTCGCCGGGGATGCGCTCTGGAAGTTTGCAAACGTGCACCTGTCCGTGCGGGACGATTACGCGCTGCACCACCTGCAGGAGGTGCTCGGCATCCTGAAGTCGCGCGGTGAGAAGCGAATCATCGGCGGCGACTTCAACATGAATCACCTGGAGCGCCATGCCCATCTGTGGCGGGATGACTACATTCTCACGACGGAGATCGAGCATTACGTGTCGTTCGCCGCGTCACGCCAGGCGAACGACTACTTTCTGGTGCCGAAAGAGTACGCGTTGAGATCGATCGAACTCTCGGAGGACGGCCTGTCCGACCATCGGGCTCTTGCGGTCGAGGTGCTGCCGATCGGCTGA